The Lycium barbarum isolate Lr01 chromosome 10, ASM1917538v2, whole genome shotgun sequence genome includes a region encoding these proteins:
- the LOC132614149 gene encoding uncharacterized protein LOC132614149 yields MGFESIKKLKPLVHLLLPLCFHWIAEEMTVSVLVDVTTNALCPGKTTCSEAIYINGVQQTVVGIFKMVVLPVLGQLADEYGRKPLLLLTVSTTIIPFGLLTINKSKEFVYAYYVLRTLSYIISQGSIFCISVAYAADVVDESSRAAVFSWITGLFSASHVMGNVLARFLPEGYIFQVSIGLLIFVPVYMSLFLAETVTPRTEVNQSSTLKRKMLKVVQERFNSMRYAANIVTSSPTLKCISLVSFFYELGMSGISSVLLYYLKSAFGFNKNQFSEILMMVGVGSIVSQIVVLPLINPLFGEKVILCMALLSSIAYAMLYGLAWAPWVPYLSASFGVIYILVKPSTYAVISKGALSADQGKAQGFVAGIQSVASLLSPIVMSPLTSWFLSRDAPFNCKGFSILCASLCMVVSLCYACMLKVEAPRTRTFDENAENIEAPLLT; encoded by the exons ATGGGGTTTGAGAGTATTAAGAAATTGAAGCCTTTGGTGCATTTATTGTTGCCACTATGTTTCCATTGGATAGCTGAAGAGATGACTGTTTCAGTTCTTGTTGATGTTACGACTAATGCTCTTTGTCCAGGCAAAACTACTTGTTCTGAAGCTATTTATATCAATGGTGTTCAACAAACA GTTGTTGGAATATTCAAGATGGTAGTCCTTCCTGTCCTAGGTCAGCTTGCAGATGAGTATGGGCGTAAACCGCTTCTTCTTCTCACTGTATCTACTACAATTATTCCTTTTG GTTTACTCACCATCAATAAGTCAAAGGAATTTGTCTATGCTTATTATGTCTTGCGGACGCTTTCTTATATCATAAGTCAAGGGAGCATTTTCTGTATCTCTGTTGCTTATGCG GCAGATGTTGTTGACGAGAGTAGTAGAGCTGCAGTTTTTAGTTGGATTACTGGCCTTTTTTCTGCATCCCATGTTATGGGGAATGTCCTTGCACGTTTTCTTCCTGAGGGCTACATTTTCCAG GTTTCGATAGGTCTCTTGATCTTTGTTCCTGTTTATATGTCACTGTTTCTAGCAGAAACCGTAACTCCAAGAACAGAGGTGAATCAAAGTTCGACACTAAAGAGAAAAATGTTGAAGGTTGTCCAGGAACGATTTAACTCGATGAGATATGCTGCAAATATTGTCACTAGCAG CCCAACACTGAAGTGCATTTCTCTGGTTTCTTTCTTCTACGAGTTGGGAATGTCCGGGATCAGCAGTGTTTTGCTG TACTATCTGAAATCAGCCTTTGGCTTCAATAAGAATCAGTTCTCAGAAATTTTGATGATGGTGGGAGTAGGTTCCATAGTCTCACAG ATTGTGGTGCTTCCTCTTATCAATCCTCTTTTTGGGGAGAAAGTGATACTATGCATGGCCTTGCTTTCATCAATAGCTTAT GCAATGCTCTATGGACTAGCATGGGCACCTTGG GTTCCATATTTAAGTGCTTCTTTTGGGGTCATCTACATCCTTGTTAAGCCCTCT ACTTATGCTGTTATATCCAAAGGAGCACTTTCAGCAGATCAGGGCAAAGCACAGGGATTTGTTGCTGGCATTCAATCAGTCGCGAGTTTGTTATCTCCAATTGTAATGAGTCCATTGACCT CATGGTTTTTGTCCCGTGATGCACCTTTCAACTGCAAAGGATTTAGTATACTTTGTGCTTCTTTATGCATG GTTGTTTCACTGTGTTATGCTTGCATGCTGAAAGTAGAGGCACCACGAACGAGGACCTTCGATGAAAATGCAGAGAACATTGAAGCACCTCTTTTAACATGA
- the LOC132613834 gene encoding nifU-like protein 5, mitochondrial isoform X1, translating into MKGLLGRLITRASLRTNKLFAKDKNGSLSTSRRFLYGLSSSNTPHNFSDFTSLKNSQFPSSHLSLLSRFGGQKRTMFIQTQSTPNPLSLMFYPGKSVVEGGSADFPNARSAMNSPLAKALFGIDGILRQLPSMCGISRMNMELDDVSLTCIEWVTRVFFGSDFITVTKTDDASWDLLKPEIFAAIMDFYSSGNPLFLDSSTAASMDTAIHEDDSETVAMIKELLETRIRPAVQDDGGDIVYRGFDADTGVVKLKMQGACSGCPSSSVTLKSGIENMLMHYVPEVKSVEQELDEDEEPGLTGASYE; encoded by the exons ATGAAGGGATTATTAGGAAGATTGATAACTCGAGCTAGTCTCCGCACAAATAAATTGTTCGCAAAAGATAAAAATGGTTCACTTTCCACATCTCGTCGATTTCTATATGGTTTATCTTCTTCCAATACGCCGCATAATTTCTCAGATTTCACTTCGTTAAAGAATTCACAGTTTCCTTCTTCACACCTTTCTTTATTGAGCCGTTTTGGAG GCCAGAAGAGGACCATGTTTATCCAAACTCAGTCAACTCCTAACCCCTTATCCCTAATGTTCTATCCTGGGAAGTCAGTTGTGGAAGGTGGGAGTGCAGATTTTCCAAATGCTCGTTCTGCCATGAATTCGCCACTGGCTAAGGCCCTCTTTGGAATAGATG GTATATTGAGACAACTTCCGTCCATGTGTGGCATAAGTCGAATGAATATGGAATTGGATGACGTAAGTTTGACTTGTATAGAAT GGGTTACACGGGTATTTTTTGGATCTGATTTTATTACTGTAACCAAAACTGATGATGCTTCCTGGGACTTGCTCAAACCTGAAATATTTGCAGCAATTATGGACTTCTATTCTTCTGGGAACCCACTGTTCCTCGACTCCAGCACTGCAGCCTCCATGGACACAGCTATACATGAGGATGATTCAGAAACAGTTGCAATGATCAAGGAGCTTTTGGAGACTCGTATTCGCCCAGCTGTACAAGATGATGGTGGGGACATTGTATACCGAGGATTTGATGCAGATACAGGAGTAGTCAAATTGAAAATGCAAGGAGCATGCAGTGGATGCCCTAGCTCATCAGTTACCCTTAAATCTGGTATCGAGAATATGCTCATGCATTATGTTCCCGAGGTTAAAAGTGTGGAGCAGGAActagatgaagatgaagaacctGGATTAACTGGGGCATCATACGAGTAG
- the LOC132613834 gene encoding nifU-like protein 4, mitochondrial isoform X3 produces MGNSISTSHSRGKVCVHYPPQATLCGIVLGQKRTMFIQTQSTPNPLSLMFYPGKSVVEGGSADFPNARSAMNSPLAKALFGIDGILRQLPSMCGISRMNMELDDVSLTCIEWVTRVFFGSDFITVTKTDDASWDLLKPEIFAAIMDFYSSGNPLFLDSSTAASMDTAIHEDDSETVAMIKELLETRIRPAVQDDGGDIVYRGFDADTGVVKLKMQGACSGCPSSSVTLKSGIENMLMHYVPEVKSVEQELDEDEEPGLTGASYE; encoded by the exons ATGGGAAACAGCATCTCTACATCCCAcagtaggggtaaggtttgcgtacactacCCTCCCCAGGCCACACTTTGTGGGATtgtactgg GCCAGAAGAGGACCATGTTTATCCAAACTCAGTCAACTCCTAACCCCTTATCCCTAATGTTCTATCCTGGGAAGTCAGTTGTGGAAGGTGGGAGTGCAGATTTTCCAAATGCTCGTTCTGCCATGAATTCGCCACTGGCTAAGGCCCTCTTTGGAATAGATG GTATATTGAGACAACTTCCGTCCATGTGTGGCATAAGTCGAATGAATATGGAATTGGATGACGTAAGTTTGACTTGTATAGAAT GGGTTACACGGGTATTTTTTGGATCTGATTTTATTACTGTAACCAAAACTGATGATGCTTCCTGGGACTTGCTCAAACCTGAAATATTTGCAGCAATTATGGACTTCTATTCTTCTGGGAACCCACTGTTCCTCGACTCCAGCACTGCAGCCTCCATGGACACAGCTATACATGAGGATGATTCAGAAACAGTTGCAATGATCAAGGAGCTTTTGGAGACTCGTATTCGCCCAGCTGTACAAGATGATGGTGGGGACATTGTATACCGAGGATTTGATGCAGATACAGGAGTAGTCAAATTGAAAATGCAAGGAGCATGCAGTGGATGCCCTAGCTCATCAGTTACCCTTAAATCTGGTATCGAGAATATGCTCATGCATTATGTTCCCGAGGTTAAAAGTGTGGAGCAGGAActagatgaagatgaagaacctGGATTAACTGGGGCATCATACGAGTAG
- the LOC132613834 gene encoding nifU-like protein 5, mitochondrial isoform X2, with protein MKGLLGRLITRASLRTNKLFAKDKNGSLSTSRRFLYGLSSSNTPHNFSDFTSLKNSQFPSSHLSLLSRFGGQKRTMFIQTQSTPNPLSLMFYPGKSVVEGGSADFPNARSAMNSPLAKALFGIDGVTRVFFGSDFITVTKTDDASWDLLKPEIFAAIMDFYSSGNPLFLDSSTAASMDTAIHEDDSETVAMIKELLETRIRPAVQDDGGDIVYRGFDADTGVVKLKMQGACSGCPSSSVTLKSGIENMLMHYVPEVKSVEQELDEDEEPGLTGASYE; from the exons ATGAAGGGATTATTAGGAAGATTGATAACTCGAGCTAGTCTCCGCACAAATAAATTGTTCGCAAAAGATAAAAATGGTTCACTTTCCACATCTCGTCGATTTCTATATGGTTTATCTTCTTCCAATACGCCGCATAATTTCTCAGATTTCACTTCGTTAAAGAATTCACAGTTTCCTTCTTCACACCTTTCTTTATTGAGCCGTTTTGGAG GCCAGAAGAGGACCATGTTTATCCAAACTCAGTCAACTCCTAACCCCTTATCCCTAATGTTCTATCCTGGGAAGTCAGTTGTGGAAGGTGGGAGTGCAGATTTTCCAAATGCTCGTTCTGCCATGAATTCGCCACTGGCTAAGGCCCTCTTTGGAATAGATG GGGTTACACGGGTATTTTTTGGATCTGATTTTATTACTGTAACCAAAACTGATGATGCTTCCTGGGACTTGCTCAAACCTGAAATATTTGCAGCAATTATGGACTTCTATTCTTCTGGGAACCCACTGTTCCTCGACTCCAGCACTGCAGCCTCCATGGACACAGCTATACATGAGGATGATTCAGAAACAGTTGCAATGATCAAGGAGCTTTTGGAGACTCGTATTCGCCCAGCTGTACAAGATGATGGTGGGGACATTGTATACCGAGGATTTGATGCAGATACAGGAGTAGTCAAATTGAAAATGCAAGGAGCATGCAGTGGATGCCCTAGCTCATCAGTTACCCTTAAATCTGGTATCGAGAATATGCTCATGCATTATGTTCCCGAGGTTAAAAGTGTGGAGCAGGAActagatgaagatgaagaacctGGATTAACTGGGGCATCATACGAGTAG